Proteins found in one Timaviella obliquedivisa GSE-PSE-MK23-08B genomic segment:
- a CDS encoding carbohydrate ABC transporter permease: MPERSPASQIQLFWGTLARYLVLGAIALIMLLPLIWLVSTAFKSPTEDIFSFPPQLIPAQPTFQNFVQVWQSNPFGQYLFNSALVAVLTVGLNLLFCSLAAYPLARLEFRGREFIFTLVVSTILIPFQIVMIPLYILTVQLGLRNSYLGLIFPAIASAFGIFLLRQAFQGVPKELEEASRIDGCTELGIWWFIMLPSIRPALVTLAIFVFIGSWSDFLWPLIILDRPEYYTLPLGVAKLAGAFSLDWRLIAAGSVISIAPILFFFSIMQRYIVPTEAGSGVKG, from the coding sequence ATGCCCGAACGCTCCCCTGCTTCACAAATCCAATTATTCTGGGGAACTCTAGCCCGTTATTTAGTGCTGGGGGCGATCGCCCTAATCATGCTTCTGCCCCTAATCTGGCTTGTCAGCACAGCCTTCAAATCTCCCACTGAAGATATTTTTAGCTTCCCGCCTCAACTCATTCCAGCACAGCCTACCTTTCAAAACTTTGTTCAGGTTTGGCAGTCAAATCCTTTTGGGCAGTACCTTTTTAATAGCGCGCTGGTTGCAGTCCTCACCGTCGGACTCAATCTTCTATTCTGTTCATTGGCGGCATACCCCTTGGCGCGTCTAGAATTTCGGGGGCGTGAGTTCATCTTTACGTTGGTCGTTTCTACCATTCTGATTCCCTTTCAAATCGTCATGATTCCGCTGTATATTTTAACGGTGCAGTTAGGATTACGGAATAGCTACTTAGGGTTGATTTTCCCGGCGATCGCTTCTGCTTTTGGCATTTTTCTATTACGCCAAGCCTTTCAAGGTGTTCCTAAAGAACTCGAAGAAGCGTCCCGAATCGATGGCTGCACGGAGCTAGGAATCTGGTGGTTTATTATGCTGCCCTCCATCCGTCCAGCACTGGTCACTCTCGCCATCTTCGTTTTTATTGGCTCTTGGAGTGACTTTCTCTGGCCACTGATTATTTTAGATCGTCCAGAGTATTACACCCTGCCTCTAGGCGTTGCCAAACTTGCCGGAGCCTTCTCGTTAGATTGGCGGTTAATTGCTGCGGGTTCCGTCATTTCGATCGCACCTATTTTGTTTTTCTTTAGCATCATGCAGCGCTACATCGTCCCAACTGAAGCAGGCAGCGGTGTAAAAGGCTAA
- a CDS encoding DNA double-strand break repair nuclease NurA encodes MPLKPSQIHDILNSKRKEFSTFSQETWHLLQQYRAVLTRLEPEESALREQLQELPLDVGARLLEPLGESSDGVIPSKLVWQSREQSLFWVRDRLTGITTFAVDGSQIYPGKDLSIPIALVQIGWFENLHLPAGGYEKDTDLDVMTPSELRDASGEVTDQRVNMRRFEMETQKLIDYMKANANRTDCLVFLDGSLVVTFADRFDEESRQFYVDCALELLRASEKYRVPLVAYIDTSQADDLTHMLQHLFQLPEVESIHDAQILNKYMEWGDRTPQFLCQRHGILEQYQEQRHRIAFTYLKTTQENFPARLEMPLWMFETGISDRVLDWVRGEVIIGGGYPYVIETADQTAVLKAEDRQMFFKIVQDWAEQEDLKLRFSRKMVSKARRR; translated from the coding sequence ATGCCGCTGAAGCCTTCTCAAATCCACGACATTCTCAACAGTAAGCGCAAAGAATTCTCTACTTTTAGCCAAGAAACGTGGCATCTATTGCAGCAATACCGAGCGGTGTTGACCCGCTTAGAGCCAGAAGAATCTGCCCTGCGTGAGCAGTTACAGGAATTGCCTTTAGATGTAGGGGCGAGGTTGCTGGAGCCATTGGGTGAATCGAGCGATGGGGTGATTCCTTCCAAGTTGGTGTGGCAGAGCCGAGAGCAGAGTTTGTTTTGGGTGCGCGATCGCCTCACCGGGATCACAACTTTTGCAGTCGATGGTTCCCAAATTTATCCCGGCAAAGATCTTTCCATCCCGATCGCCCTCGTTCAAATTGGCTGGTTTGAAAATCTGCATTTGCCCGCTGGCGGCTATGAAAAGGATACTGATCTAGATGTAATGACTCCTTCAGAGCTAAGAGATGCTTCTGGTGAAGTGACCGATCAGCGGGTCAATATGCGCCGCTTTGAAATGGAAACCCAGAAGCTAATTGATTACATGAAAGCGAATGCCAATCGAACAGATTGCCTGGTGTTTCTGGACGGGTCGCTAGTGGTGACGTTTGCCGATCGCTTTGACGAAGAAAGCCGCCAGTTTTATGTAGATTGCGCCCTAGAACTGCTGCGCGCCAGTGAAAAATATCGGGTGCCGTTGGTGGCATATATTGACACCAGTCAAGCTGATGACCTGACGCATATGTTGCAACACCTATTTCAATTACCCGAAGTAGAGTCAATCCACGATGCGCAAATTTTGAATAAATATATGGAATGGGGCGATCGCACGCCTCAATTTCTCTGTCAACGCCACGGCATTCTAGAACAATACCAGGAACAACGCCACCGCATTGCCTTTACCTATCTCAAAACCACCCAAGAAAATTTTCCTGCCCGCTTAGAAATGCCGCTGTGGATGTTTGAGACAGGAATTAGCGATCGCGTTTTGGACTGGGTGCGCGGCGAAGTAATCATTGGCGGCGGCTATCCCTACGTGATTGAAACAGCAGACCAAACTGCGGTGCTGAAAGCCGAAGATCGCCAGATGTTCTTTAAAATTGTGCAAGATTGGGCAGAGCAGGAAGATTTGAAGCTGCGGTTTTCTCGAAAAATGGTCAGTAAGGCGCGACGACGATAA
- a CDS encoding TVP38/TMEM64 family protein → MRVLLTVQNAIALLLLVVCLIAARRFLSFNVLDPSELLRSIHDLGLIGKLIYAAILVLAVVVSPIPGTPLTVAAGAVWSPWTAGIYGTLGVFVGSLLAYFLGQTLGRSLIQVLSGKTIHISKHRGETYIGWLLFFSHLLPIVPFDLMSYGAGMIRLSFPLYAMATLLGTIPGTFLLAYLGASFTISPWMGGAIAIFFAVLLIVVPWKIHRHNWFGIRDVIRIE, encoded by the coding sequence CTGCGAGTTCTTCTGACTGTTCAAAATGCGATCGCCCTTCTCCTCTTGGTGGTTTGCCTCATTGCGGCGCGGAGATTCTTATCGTTTAATGTCCTCGACCCCTCTGAACTTTTGCGATCGATTCATGATCTAGGACTAATCGGCAAATTAATCTATGCAGCCATCTTAGTTTTAGCAGTTGTCGTTAGTCCCATCCCTGGCACGCCGCTCACAGTGGCGGCAGGCGCAGTCTGGAGTCCTTGGACAGCCGGAATTTACGGCACGTTGGGCGTGTTTGTGGGAAGTTTACTGGCTTATTTTTTAGGACAAACTTTGGGGCGATCGCTCATTCAGGTTTTATCAGGAAAAACAATCCACATTTCTAAGCATCGCGGCGAAACTTACATCGGCTGGCTATTATTTTTTAGCCACCTGTTGCCGATCGTGCCGTTTGACTTAATGAGCTACGGCGCAGGCATGATCCGCCTCTCCTTCCCGCTCTATGCAATGGCGACTTTGCTAGGAACGATTCCGGGCACGTTTCTATTAGCATACCTAGGGGCAAGCTTTACTATCAGTCCGTGGATGGGCGGGGCGATCGCCATTTTCTTTGCCGTCCTTCTCATCGTGGTGCCCTGGAAAATTCATCGGCACAACTGGTTTGGCATTCGGGATGTCATTCGGATTGAGTGA
- the chlP gene encoding geranylgeranyl reductase, with protein MTLRVAVVGSGPAGSSAAETLVKAGIETYLFERKLDNAKPCGGAIPLCMVAEFELPPEIIDRQVRKMKMISPSNVEVNIGQTLKDDEYIGMCRREVLDGFLRDRAAKLGAKLINGTVHGVDIPSNNTDPYTLHYADHSDGNVEGTAKTLQVDLIIGADGANSRIAKAIDAGDYNYAIAFQERIRLPDDKMAYYHDLAEMYVGDDVSTDFYAWVFPKYDHVAVGTGTMKVHKADIKKLQAGIRARAAKRLEGGKIIKVEAHPIPEHPRPRRVVGRVALVGDAAGYVTKSSGEGIYFAAKSGRMCAETIVEYSMKGDRIPTENDLKVYLKRWDKAYGITYKVLDILQSVFYRSDATREAFVEMCADIDVQKLTFDSYLYKTVVPANPLVQLKITAKTLASLLRGNALAP; from the coding sequence TTGACACTACGGGTTGCTGTTGTTGGATCGGGTCCGGCGGGTTCCTCTGCTGCCGAGACTTTGGTAAAAGCTGGAATCGAAACCTATTTATTTGAACGCAAGTTAGACAATGCCAAGCCTTGTGGTGGGGCAATTCCGCTTTGCATGGTGGCAGAATTTGAACTGCCTCCCGAAATCATCGATCGCCAAGTGCGCAAGATGAAAATGATTTCGCCTTCCAACGTTGAGGTCAACATTGGTCAAACCCTCAAAGATGACGAATACATTGGCATGTGTCGTCGGGAAGTGCTAGATGGCTTCCTGCGCGATCGCGCCGCCAAATTAGGCGCAAAGTTAATTAACGGTACGGTACACGGTGTCGATATTCCCTCAAATAATACCGATCCCTACACCCTTCACTACGCCGATCACTCCGATGGCAACGTTGAAGGCACGGCAAAAACCCTGCAAGTAGACTTGATCATTGGCGCAGACGGGGCAAACTCCCGCATTGCCAAAGCGATCGATGCCGGAGATTACAACTACGCGATCGCGTTCCAAGAGCGAATTCGTCTGCCCGATGACAAAATGGCGTACTACCATGACCTCGCAGAAATGTACGTGGGAGATGATGTCTCCACCGATTTCTATGCCTGGGTATTTCCCAAGTACGACCACGTTGCCGTCGGGACAGGCACGATGAAGGTGCACAAAGCCGACATTAAAAAGCTGCAAGCCGGAATTCGCGCCCGTGCTGCCAAACGCTTAGAAGGTGGCAAGATCATTAAGGTCGAAGCCCATCCCATTCCTGAGCATCCCAGACCGCGCCGTGTGGTGGGTCGGGTGGCACTGGTGGGCGATGCGGCGGGCTATGTCACGAAGTCTTCGGGCGAAGGCATTTACTTTGCGGCTAAGTCTGGGCGGATGTGTGCCGAAACCATTGTGGAATATTCCATGAAGGGCGATCGCATTCCTACTGAAAATGACCTCAAGGTTTATCTAAAGCGGTGGGACAAGGCTTATGGCATCACCTACAAGGTTTTGGATATCCTCCAAAGCGTTTTCTATCGATCGGATGCAACTCGTGAAGCCTTTGTAGAAATGTGCGCCGATATTGACGTGCAAAAACTCACGTTTGACAGCTACCTTTACAAAACTGTGGTGCCTGCCAATCCTTTAGTGCAGCTCAAAATTACAGCCAAAACTCTTGCTAGTTTGCTTCGGGGAAATGCGTTAGCGCCTTAA